The nucleotide sequence ACGACTCCGGCGGAGGCCAGGTCGCCCTTCCAGGCGGTGAACCAGCCGTTGGGCTCCTTCTGGCCGTCGACCTCGGCGGAGCCGGTCTTGGCACCGTAGTCGGGGCCGAGGCCCGACATCGCCTCGGCCGCCGTACCGGCCGCGGCGGTGTACTGGAGGAGTTCGCGGAGCTGGGAGCGGACTGTCTCGGACAGTGGCCGGGAGGCGGTGGCGAGGGTGCGGCCGTCGACGGACGGCGCGACCAGGTAGGGCTGCTTGAAGACGCCGGTTTTGGCCGTCGACACCACCGACGCCATGTTCAGCGGGTTCATCCGCACTCCGCCCTGGCCGATCAGCGAGGCCGCCATCGGGGCGGCGCTCTGCACGGGCACCGCGCCGTCGAAGCTGGACACGCCGATGGCCCAGTTGTTCAGGCCGAGCCCGAACACCTGCTGGGCCTCCAGGGTCAGGGAGTTGTCGTCCAGCTCCTTCGCCTGGGAGATGAAGGCGGTGTTGCAGGAGCGGGCGAAGCTCGCCTTGAAGGTGCCGCCCTTGATCTCGAACTTGTCGTCGTTCTGGAACTTCCAGCCGCCGTACGACGAGAACTTGGGGCACGGGTGGACCTTGCCCGCAGAGGCCAGGCCCTTGTCGAGGAGCAGCGCCGACGACACGATCTTCATCGTGGAGCCGGGGGCCAGGGAGCCCTGGAACGCCACGTTGAAGCTGCCGGAGTTCGCCGCGGCCAGGATCTCGCCGGTCGAGGGGCGCATCACGACCACCGACGCCCGCTTCGTGGCCGCCACCTTCGCCTCGGCGGTGGCCTGCAACGACGGGCTGAGCGTCGTCCTCAACTCACCCGGAGTGCCCTCGTTCAGCTCCAGCAGCGTCTTGTCGGCGGCCTTCTCCTTGCCGGACCCGGTGGACTTGGTGGAGTTCTCGGACGACTTGGACTCGGAGGTGCCGGACCTGCCGTCCGACGCGTCCTGTGCCGGGTCCGCCCGGACGATCCGCAGCTCGACGCCCGCCTTGCCGCCCGCCTTCTTGCCGTACTTCTCCCGCAGACCGTCCAGCACCGAGCCCAGCGACGGGTACTTCTCCGTCGTCAGCTCGCCGCCGTCCCGGTCGAGGGCCTTCACCGGGGGCGTGCCCGCCTCGCCGGTCACCAGGCGGTCGCCCTCGTCGAGGTCGGGGTGGACGACGGACGGCTGCCAGTCGACGACGGGTTCGCCGTCCTTCTCGGCCCGTACGACGGTGAGGGCGGACGCGTAGGCCACGGGCTTCTCCGTGCCCTTGTAGGCGACCGTGCCCTTCACCGTGAACGGCACCTTGTCGCCCGAGCGCTTGCCGCGGGTGAGGGTGACGTCCTTCACGTGGGCGTCCTTGGCGAATCCGGTCAGCGCGGTCTTCGCGGCCGCCGAGTCGTCCGTGGCGGCGGCGGCCTTCGTGACGGTGCCCTTCTGCCAGGAGGTGAGGAACGCGGTCGCGGCCGTACGGACCTCGCCGGCGGACAGGGGGCCGCTCTTCACGGCCTCGGCGCCGCCCGAACCGTCGTCGGCCGACGCGCCGGCGCCGAACACCGTGTACACGGCGACGGCGCCGCCACCGAGGGCCGCGACCGCCACTCCGCCCAGCACCAGGTGCCGCCGTGACCTCCCCGACTTCGCGGCCTTCCGCTCGTCGACACGCCTTCTCTTACCCACGCTCCCGACCTTCCGCTGCCCCTGGCTACCTCTCGTCCCTCAACGAGAACCACCACACTAGAGTCCCGCGGATCACTCCGTGGGTTCGGCCGGGATATGGGCGGGCGGGTGAGGGCTGGTCGCGCGCCGCGGCGGAGCCGCACGTCGACACAGCCCCGCGCCCCCGAAAAGCAGGGGCCGCGCCCCGTGCTCCTCGGCCCGCGGGGCCGTGTTTCTCAGGGGTGCGGGGAGCCGCGCGAGCAACCACACACCACCCGCACGCCGTAACGGATCCGCACCCCTACGGCGCGAACCGGGAACTCACCCCCCGGCTTTGAGCACATCCACCACGATCGGGCCGGCCGCCTCACCGCCACGGCCACCACCCTCCGACATCGCCGCCGCGGCCACATCCCCGCGGAACCCGGTGAACCAGCTGTCCGCCACGGCCTGCCCGTCGATCTCGGCGGACCCGGTCTTCGCCCCGATGTCCCCGTTGAGCGGGGACATGACGGTCGCGGCCGTGCCCTGCGTCGCGGTCAGCCGCATCATCTGCTTCAACTGCGACGACGTACCGGGCGACAGCCCCTTCGCCGTGGCCAACTCCCGGTCGTCCAGCTCGGGTGAGACCAGATACGGCTGCCGGAACGCACCCGTGATCGCCGTGGACGTCACCGACGCCATGTTCAACGGGTTCATCAGGACGTCACCCTGACCGATCGCGTTGGCGGCCCGGTTCGGCCCGCCGGAGGGCGGCACCTTGCCGTCCATGGAGACGATGCCCGTCTTCCAGTCGTCCCGGCCGATCCCGAACCGCTCCTGCGCCTCCTCGGTCAACGACGCGTCGGACAGCGGCTTCTCGTCGATCAGCTTGATGAAGGCCGTGTTGCAGGACCGTTCGAAGCTGTTGGCGAGCGTGGCGCTCGGCGTCTCGTCCGCCTTCATGCCCGGCAGGTTCTTGAAGGTCTGGCTCATCCAGGTGGCCGTGTCGGGGCAGGGGGCGGGGCCGTTCATGGAGGTCACGCCGTTGTCGATGAGCATCGCGGCGGTGACGATCTTCATCGTGGAGCCGGGCGGGAGTTCACCCTGGAAGGCCGCGTTGAAGCTGTCCTTGCGGTGGTTGGCGACGGCCAGCACCTGACCGGTGCTGGGCTGCAGGGCGACCACGGACGACTCGGCGTACTTCTTGACCGCCTGCTCGGCCGCCGCCTGCGTCCGCGCGCTGATCGTGGTCTCCAGCCTGCCCGCCTTGCCCTCGGCGAGGGTCAGCAGGGTGGTGTCGCCGGCGTCCGTGGCGGTGTGGTGGATGCCCAGCTCTATGCCGGGGGTGCCGCCCGCGTCGGCGCCGTAGCGTTCGCGCAGGGTGTCGAGGATCGGCCCGAGGGAGGGGTACTTCTCCTTGGTCAGCACCTTGCCGTCCCGGTCCACCGCCTCGATGGGCGCCGCCGCCGCCTCCTCGGTGAACAGCGTGTCGCCTGCCTTCAGCTCGGGGTGCACGACGGACGGCTGCCAGTCGACCAGGGCCCGCCCGGTGGTCTTCCCCCGCACGACGGTCAGCCGGCTCTTGTACGACAGTTCCTTGCTCTTGCCCTCGTACGACACGGTCGCCTCGACGGAGAACGGGACGGTCCGGCCGCCGGTCCCGGTGGGCTTGCCCGGCTCGATCCTCACGTCGTCGATCCGCGCGGTGCCGGTGAAGCTGCCGAAGACCTTGCCCGAGTCCACCGCGTCGTTCGTGTACGACGACGCCGTGGCCGAGTCGCCCTTCTCCCAGGCCGCGAAGAACTTCTCCGTCGTCTCCCGGACCTCGTCCGCACCCGGCGGCCCGGTCTGCTTCTCCGCGCTCCCGCCGTCCCCGTTGAGCGCCGTCACGAAGTTGTACCCGCCGTACCCGGCACCCCCCACCATCGCCGCGAAAACTCCGCCGACTATGGCGACCTTGACCCCCTTGCGCATGACGCGACTCCCCCTTTGAACGCGTTCAGAAACCGCTTTCCGAGGCTCACTGTAAACACGCCGGAGCAACGCATGGGAAAAATGCTTCCCGTGTGTGCCCTGATTGTTAGCCCAGGAGTCCCTCAGGAGCCCGGCACGCCGGATTCAGGCCATCACACCCAGGTATCCAGCCACATCCGCGACCGCCACGAGTCGATCGGGATGGGCTGGCCCGTGTAGATGGGCCAGAAGTAGATGAAGTTCCAGGCGATCAGGAGGACCAGCACGCCGGCTCCTGCCGCGCCGGCGACGCGGCGGCGTTCCGGGGCGCCGGGGGGGCCGAGGATGGCGCCGATCATCATGGTGACGGCGAGGCAGAGGAAGGGGAGGAAGACGACGGCGTAGAAGTAGAAGATCGTGCGTTCCTGGTAGAGGAACCACGGGAGGTAGCCGGCGGCGATGCCGCAGGCGATCGCGCCGGCGCGCCAGTCGCGGCGGAAGAACCAGCGCCACAGGACGTAGAGAACCGCGAACGCGGCGGCCCACCACAGAAGAGGCGTGCCGATGGCGAGGACCTCGCGGGCGCACTTGTCGGCGGTGTCGGTGGCGCAGCCGTCGTTGCCGGGCGACGGCGACTCGTAGAAGTACGAGACCGGGCGGCCGGCGACGATCCAGCTCCACGGGTTCGACTGGTACGTGTGCGGGGACGACAGGCCGACGTGGAACTCGTAGACCGCGTGCTCGTAGTGCCACAGACTGCGCAGCCAGTCCGGCAGCCAGCTGAACCAGCCGCCCTTGCCCTCGGTCGCGGCCCAGTCGCGGTAGTAACCGCCGGCGCCGTCGTCCGGGGAGACGATCCAGCCAGTCCAGGAGACCAGATAGGTGACGATCATGACCGGGACCGTGGACAGGAACGCGAGGCCCAGGTCGCGCTGGAGCGTCGCGATCAGCGGCTGACGGGCGCCGGCGACCTTGCGGGCCGCGTAGTCCCAGAGCACCGTCATGATCCCGAAGAACACCATGAAGTACAGGGCGTTCCACTTGGTGCCCAGAGCCAGGCCCAGGCAGAGGCCGGCCAGCAAGCGGTACGGGCGCAGGCCCAGGCGGGTCGTCTCGGCGATGAGGGAGTTGGGGCGCACGACCCCGTCGCCGTCCGGGGGGAGCGCGGCGGCCAGCCGTTCGCGTGCTCGGTCGCGGTCGATGACCAGGCAGCCGAACGCGGCCAGGACGAAGAACATCAGCACCTGGTCGAGCAGTGCCGTGCGGCTCATCACGAAGTGCAGGCCGTCCACCGCCATCAGCGCGCCCGCCAGGCAGCCGAGGAACGTCGAGCGGAAGATACGGCGGCCGATCCGGCAGAGCATCAGCACGGAGAGCGTGCCGAGCAGGGCCGTCATGAAGCGCCAGCCGAACGGGTCGAACCCGAACATCAGCTCGCCCAGACCGATCACGTACTTGCCGACCGGTGGGTGGACCACGTACGCCGCGTCCGTCGGGATCGGCACGTTCCCGTTGTTCTGGAGGATCAGCTCGTTGGCGTTCTTGGCCCAGTTGACCTCGTACCCGCGATGAACGATCGCCCACGCGTCCTTGGCGTAGTACGTCTCGTCGAATATCACCGCCTTGGGGCTGCCCAGGTTGTAGAACCGCGTCAGCCCCGCGACCAGCGTCACCAGCAGCGGACCACCCCACGCCGACCAGCGGACCAGGCGCGCCGCGGCCGCCTCGCGCAGCCCGAGCACGGCCAGGACGCGCGGGCTCGGCCGGGTGTACGGGGGCACCAGCCGGGTGCGGACGTCGCCTCTCGGTGGTGCCGCGTAGCCGAATCGGCGCAGGCGGTGCTGCCACGACGGCCGCTGCTCTTCGGTGGCCTGGTCCTGCCGGGTGTCCGTGGAGGACGCGGTACTGGTCACCGCGCCATCGTAGGGAACACCGCTGTGGGAGTCCCGTGGGAACGGAATGTGGGGCGTGGGGCGTGGGGCGCTTTCCGGGGTGTGGGTGCGCGTGGCAGGGCGACCGCGGGTGGCGTGTGGCCGGGCGCGCCCACGCGGCGGAGCCGCGTTTCGGCACCGTCCCGCGCCCCTTCGGCGGTTTCGCCCCTGGGAGGATGGGTGGGTGACAGGAATCCTTGTGTTGGCAGGTACCCCCATCGGTGATGTTTCGGATGCGCCGCCCCGGCTCGCCCAGGAGTTGGCCGGTGCGGACGTGGTCGCCGCCGAGGACACCCGGCGGCTCCGGCGGCTCACCCAGGCGCTGGGCGTGCAGCCGGGCGGGCGGATCGTCTCCTACTTCGAGGGCAACGAGGCGGCGCGCACGCCGGAACTCGTCGAGGCGCTGGTGGGCGGGGCGCGGGTGCTGCTGGTCACGGACGCGGGGATGCCGTCGGTCTCCGACCCCGGGTACCGGCTCGTCGCCGCCGCCGTGGAGAAGGACATCCGCGTCACGGCCGTACCGGGGCCCTCGGCCGTGCTCACCGCGCTCGCGCTGTCCGGGCTGCCCGTCGACCGGTTCTGCTTCGAGGGGTTCCTGCCGCGCAAGGCCGGGGAGCGGCTCGGACGGCTGCGTGAGGTCGCGGAGGAACGGCGGACCCTCGTGTACTTCGAGGCGCCCCACCGCCTGGACGCGACGCTCGCGGCGATGGCCGAGGCCTTCGGCGCGCAGCGGCGGGCCGCCGTGTGCCGTGAGCTGACCAAGACGTACGAGGAAATCAAGCGGGGCCCTCTCGGGGAGTTGGCCGAGTGGGCGGCGGCCGGTGTGCGCGGGGAGATCACCGTCGTGGTCGAGGGGGCGCCGGAGAAGGGGCCGGAGGAGCTGGACGCGGCGGAGTTGGTGCGGCGGGTTCGGGTGCGGGAAGAGGCGGGGGAGCGGCGCAAGGAGGCGATCGCCGCGGTGGCCGTTGAGGCGGGGTTGCCGAAGAGAGAGGTCTTCGACGCGGTGGTGGCTGCGAAGCGTTCGGCGCCATAGGCGTGACGGGGCGTTCGGCGGCGTAGGGGCGGGGGTGCGTTCGCCGGCGCGGGCCCGGCGGGGCTTCTCGCGCGGTTCCCCGCGCCCGCGAGAGCCACGACGCGCCCGCACTCCGCGACGCGCAACGCACGCCCCTGTGCGCCCTGAACGAGCCTCCACGCCCCATGCCTCGGCAAAGCCGAGCAAAGCACAGCCCTCGCGCGGACGGCCTTCCCACAAGGGAGGGCCAAAACGGCTTCAACAGTCGGCAGGTGGGGTGCCGTTCAGGTCCGCCGAGGCGTCCACTGGGTGGTGGAGGACGTACTCGTCCTCACCGTCCAGCGGACCAGAGGAGCTGGCAATGACCGAGATCGCAGAGCGGACCGTCCTGCGGGACACCGCCACCGCCGTCGTTCACGAGTCGTATGCGTTCGCCTGCATGCGCTGCGGCCACGGCTGGGAGCAGTCGTACGAGATCGAGCACCACAACGACGCCCAGGGGCACGACTTCGTGATGTACGTGGCCGACGACAAGGTCGTGCCGTCCCCGCTGTCGAAGCCCGCGTGCCAGAACTGCGACGGCCATGTCGTACGAATCATGCGGGCGGGCCAGGTGTCGTCGGTCCGCGACGCCGAGCGCCGGCGGCACGTGCCGAAGCCGCGCCCGGCGAACGCGTCGGACGCGGAGGCGCCGGACGCGGCGGAGCCCACGGAGCACCACCACTGGCACCTGTCCGACCTGCTGCACCCGTTCCACCGCAGGGCGAGCTGACCCCACCGCCAGGCGAGCTGATCCTCCCCCGGTGAGCCTGGAGGGCATGCCCCGATCCTGCGATTCGTAGGATCGGGGCATGCCTTCGAACGACTCCGGCAACGCGTCCGGCAAGAACGCCAAGAACGCCGCGCCCCCGCTCCCCGAACCCCTCCGGGTGCCGGTCGCGGATTCGCACACGCATCTGGACATGCAGTCCGGCACGGTCGAGGAGGGCCTCGCGAAGGCCGCCTCCGTGGGGGTGACGACGGTCGTCCAGGTCGGCTGCGACATCAAGGGCTCGCGCTGGGCCGCCGAGACGGCCGAGCGGTACGCGGCGGTCCACGCGACGGTCGCGCTGCACCCCAACGAGGCGCCGCGGATCGTGCACGGCGACCCGGACGGCTGGTCCCGGCAGGGCACGCGTACGCCCGGCGGCACCGCCGCGCTCGACGACGCGCTCGCGGAGATCGACCGGCTGGCCGCGTTGGAGCAGGTCAAGGGGGTCGGGGAGACGGGGCTCGACTACTTCCGGACCGGGCCGGAGGGCAAGGCCGCCCAGGAGCGGTCCTTCCGCGCACACATCGAGATCGCCAAGCGGCACGGCAAGGCGCTGGTCATCCACGACCGCGACGCCCACGACGACGTGTTGCGGATCCTGAAGGAGGAGGGCGCGCCCGAGCGGACCGTCTTCCACTGCTACTCCGGTGACGCCGACATGGCCGCCGTGTGCGCCGAGCACGGCTACTTCATGTCCTTCGCCGGGAACATGACCTTCAAGAACGCCCAGCCGCTGCGCGACGCCCTCGCCGTCTCGCCCCTCGAACTCGTCCTCGTCGAGACCGACGCGCCCTTCCTGACGCCCGCGCCGTACCGCGGACGGCCCAACGCGCCATATCTCATTCCGGTCACGGTTCGGGCGATGGCCGCGGTGCGGGGCATCGACGAGGACGCGCTGGCGACGGCGCTCGCGGCGAACACGGCGAGGGCGTTCGATTACTGAAGGGTCACGCTCTGTCAGCCGTCCGGGGGGCCCAAAAAGATGATCAGTGGCCCGTGTCGCGACACTGCGTGACCACGTTGCTTTGGAGGGTGATCGGAGTCCGCTAGGTTCACGTCGCCCGACCCGGACCCGGATCCCCTCTGGAGCGTGTCGTCGTGAGTAACGTGCAGTCGTCGTCGTACGAGACCTATGGCCCTCCGGACGACACGAGTTGGCAGCCGGCGCGGTATGACGCCGAGCCGCCGCAGTACGTCGCAGAGCCGCCGCAGTACGACGCCGAGTCACCGCCGTACGAGGCTGAGACGCTGTCGTACGAGGTCTATGCGGACACGTACCGGCCCGCATACCAGGGCCGGTCCGCCCGTGAGGGCCGGCCCGGCCGTGACGTGTCGGAAGAGCTGATCCCCGAGCCCGCCGTGCCGGTGGGTGGTGGGCGGGGTGGCTCCCGGCGCACCGTGCGGCGCAGGCGGGCCGCCGGGAGGCCCGGTTCGCTGCGGCGGCTGGTGCCGCAGGCGCTGGTGGTGGCGTTCCTCGCGGGCGGGACCTCCGCGTTCGTGGCGAAGGACAAGGCGATCGAGCTGACCGTCGACGGACGGCCGCGCACGCTGCACACCTTCGCCGACGACGTCTCCGAGCTGCTCGCCGACGAAGGCGTCGCCTTCGGCGCCCACGATGTCATCGCACCCGCCCCCGGCACCGCGCTGAGCAGCGGTGACGAGGTCGCCGTGCACTACGGGCGGCCCGTCGGCCTCACCCTCGACGGCCGGCCGCACAAGGTCTGGACGACCGCCCGCACGGTGGACGGGGCACTCCAGCAGCTCGGGGTGCGTGCGGAGGGCGCGTACGTGTCGACCTCGCGCTCCCGGCGCATCGGGCGTGAGGGGCTGGAGCTGGACGTCCGGACCGAGCGCACCGTCACGATCATGGCGGACGGGCGGACGCGCACGATCCGGACGAACGCGGCGACCGTGGGGGAGGCGGTGGAGCAGGCCGGGGTCACCCTGCGCGGGGAGGACACCACCTCGGTCGCGTGGGCGAGCTTCCCCCGGGACGGGCAGGCGGTGACCGTACTGCGGGTGACCGGGTCCCAGGAGGTCCGCGAGGTGCCGATCCCGTTCCGGGTGCTCCGCGCCGAGGACCCCTCGCTCTTCCGGGGCACCGAGGTCGTCGAGCGGGCCGGTCATCCGGGCACGCGCCGGAGCACGTACGCGCTCCGCACGGTCAACGGGGTCAGGCAGCGGCCGCGGCTGCTCCGCACGGAGGTCGTGCGTGAGCCGCAGGACCAGATCGTGAAGGTCGGGACGAAGGCGATGCCGACGTCCGCGGCGGGGGCGGAGGGGTTGAACTGGTCCGGGCTCGCCGAGTGCGAGTCCGGGGGGCGGCCGAACGCGGTCGATCCCTCCGGGACGTACGGGGGGCTGTATCAGTTCGATACGCGGACCTGGCAGAGCCTCGGCGGCAGTGGTCGTCCCCAGGATGCCTCGGCGGGCGAACAGACCCTCCGCGCGAAGAAGTTGTACGTCCAGCGGGGGGCGAGCCCTTGGCCGCATTGCGGTGCGCGGCTGCGGGGGTGAGGGTGCCTCGGGGGGTGGGGGCGCCTCAGGGGTCGGGGGTTCGGTGCGTCGGCGAGTGCGGGTGCGTCGTGGTTGCCCGCGCAGTTCCCCGCGCCCCTGAAAAGCAGGGGCTGCGCCCCGTGCTTCTCGACCCGCAGACCGTCGTCTTCTCAGGCCCCGAGGACCGTCGTAGGGCTTGGTCTTTCAGGCCCCGTGGGGCCCGGTTCTTCAGGGGCGCGGGGAACTGCGCGACCAGCCCCCACGCACCCGCACTCGCGGACGAACCGTACCCCCGACCCCTGAGGCGCCCAAGAACCAGGGCGCGGCCCCCGACCCGTACCCTTGAGCCGTGAGCAGCCCCCCCGACGCCCTACTGGGCCCCGCCGACGTCCGTGAACTCGCGGCAGCGCTCGGCGTGCGCCCCACCAAACAGCGCGGCCAGAACTTCGTGATCGACGCGAACACGGTCCGCCGGATCGTGCGGACCGCGGACGTCCGTCCGCAGGACACGGTCGTCGAGGTGGGCCCGGGTCTCGGCTCCCTCACCCTCGCCCTGCTGGAGGTGGCGGACAGGGTCACGGTCGTCGAGATCGACGACGTCCTCGCCGCCGCGCTGCCCGCCACCATCGCCGCCCGCATGCCCACCCGCGCCGACCGTTTCGCCCTCGTGCACTCGGACGCGATGCAGGTGACCGAGCTTCCCGGGCCGGCCCCCACGGCCCTCGTCGCGAACCTGCCCTACAACGTCGCCGTCCCCGTGCTGCTGCACATGCTGGAGACCTTCCCGACCATCGAGCGCACCCTCGTGATGGTCCAGGCGGAGGTCGCCGACCGGCTCGCCGCCGGGCCGGGCTCGAAGGTGTACGGCGTGCCGTCGGTGAAGGCGAACTGGTACGCGGAGGTCAAGCGGGCCGGGTCGATCGGGCGGAACGT is from Streptomyces sp. NBC_01314 and encodes:
- the rsmI gene encoding 16S rRNA (cytidine(1402)-2'-O)-methyltransferase, whose protein sequence is MTGILVLAGTPIGDVSDAPPRLAQELAGADVVAAEDTRRLRRLTQALGVQPGGRIVSYFEGNEAARTPELVEALVGGARVLLVTDAGMPSVSDPGYRLVAAAVEKDIRVTAVPGPSAVLTALALSGLPVDRFCFEGFLPRKAGERLGRLREVAEERRTLVYFEAPHRLDATLAAMAEAFGAQRRAAVCRELTKTYEEIKRGPLGELAEWAAAGVRGEITVVVEGAPEKGPEELDAAELVRRVRVREEAGERRKEAIAAVAVEAGLPKREVFDAVVAAKRSAP
- a CDS encoding penicillin-binding transpeptidase domain-containing protein; this encodes MGKRRRVDERKAAKSGRSRRHLVLGGVAVAALGGGAVAVYTVFGAGASADDGSGGAEAVKSGPLSAGEVRTAATAFLTSWQKGTVTKAAAATDDSAAAKTALTGFAKDAHVKDVTLTRGKRSGDKVPFTVKGTVAYKGTEKPVAYASALTVVRAEKDGEPVVDWQPSVVHPDLDEGDRLVTGEAGTPPVKALDRDGGELTTEKYPSLGSVLDGLREKYGKKAGGKAGVELRIVRADPAQDASDGRSGTSESKSSENSTKSTGSGKEKAADKTLLELNEGTPGELRTTLSPSLQATAEAKVAATKRASVVVMRPSTGEILAAANSGSFNVAFQGSLAPGSTMKIVSSALLLDKGLASAGKVHPCPKFSSYGGWKFQNDDKFEIKGGTFKASFARSCNTAFISQAKELDDNSLTLEAQQVFGLGLNNWAIGVSSFDGAVPVQSAAPMAASLIGQGGVRMNPLNMASVVSTAKTGVFKQPYLVAPSVDGRTLATASRPLSETVRSQLRELLQYTAAAGTAAEAMSGLGPDYGAKTGSAEVDGQKEPNGWFTAWKGDLASAGVVQEGGHGSESAGPIVAALLRAGSGG
- the rsmA gene encoding 16S rRNA (adenine(1518)-N(6)/adenine(1519)-N(6))-dimethyltransferase RsmA, whose translation is MSSPPDALLGPADVRELAAALGVRPTKQRGQNFVIDANTVRRIVRTADVRPQDTVVEVGPGLGSLTLALLEVADRVTVVEIDDVLAAALPATIAARMPTRADRFALVHSDAMQVTELPGPAPTALVANLPYNVAVPVLLHMLETFPTIERTLVMVQAEVADRLAAGPGSKVYGVPSVKANWYAEVKRAGSIGRNVFWPAPNVDSGLVSLVRRTEPIKTTAARRDVFAVVDAAFAQRRKTLRAALAGWAGSAAAAEAALVAAGVSPQARGESLTVEEFAAIAENRVSEDAGHSDTRVSAGSDSRVAGNTDTEEPTQS
- a CDS encoding dolichyl-phosphate-mannose--protein mannosyltransferase; the encoded protein is MTSTASSTDTRQDQATEEQRPSWQHRLRRFGYAAPPRGDVRTRLVPPYTRPSPRVLAVLGLREAAAARLVRWSAWGGPLLVTLVAGLTRFYNLGSPKAVIFDETYYAKDAWAIVHRGYEVNWAKNANELILQNNGNVPIPTDAAYVVHPPVGKYVIGLGELMFGFDPFGWRFMTALLGTLSVLMLCRIGRRIFRSTFLGCLAGALMAVDGLHFVMSRTALLDQVLMFFVLAAFGCLVIDRDRARERLAAALPPDGDGVVRPNSLIAETTRLGLRPYRLLAGLCLGLALGTKWNALYFMVFFGIMTVLWDYAARKVAGARQPLIATLQRDLGLAFLSTVPVMIVTYLVSWTGWIVSPDDGAGGYYRDWAATEGKGGWFSWLPDWLRSLWHYEHAVYEFHVGLSSPHTYQSNPWSWIVAGRPVSYFYESPSPGNDGCATDTADKCAREVLAIGTPLLWWAAAFAVLYVLWRWFFRRDWRAGAIACGIAAGYLPWFLYQERTIFYFYAVVFLPFLCLAVTMMIGAILGPPGAPERRRVAGAAGAGVLVLLIAWNFIYFWPIYTGQPIPIDSWRSRMWLDTWV
- a CDS encoding ubiquitin-like domain-containing protein; the protein is MSNVQSSSYETYGPPDDTSWQPARYDAEPPQYVAEPPQYDAESPPYEAETLSYEVYADTYRPAYQGRSAREGRPGRDVSEELIPEPAVPVGGGRGGSRRTVRRRRAAGRPGSLRRLVPQALVVAFLAGGTSAFVAKDKAIELTVDGRPRTLHTFADDVSELLADEGVAFGAHDVIAPAPGTALSSGDEVAVHYGRPVGLTLDGRPHKVWTTARTVDGALQQLGVRAEGAYVSTSRSRRIGREGLELDVRTERTVTIMADGRTRTIRTNAATVGEAVEQAGVTLRGEDTTSVAWASFPRDGQAVTVLRVTGSQEVREVPIPFRVLRAEDPSLFRGTEVVERAGHPGTRRSTYALRTVNGVRQRPRLLRTEVVREPQDQIVKVGTKAMPTSAAGAEGLNWSGLAECESGGRPNAVDPSGTYGGLYQFDTRTWQSLGGSGRPQDASAGEQTLRAKKLYVQRGASPWPHCGARLRG
- a CDS encoding penicillin-binding transpeptidase domain-containing protein gives rise to the protein MRKGVKVAIVGGVFAAMVGGAGYGGYNFVTALNGDGGSAEKQTGPPGADEVRETTEKFFAAWEKGDSATASSYTNDAVDSGKVFGSFTGTARIDDVRIEPGKPTGTGGRTVPFSVEATVSYEGKSKELSYKSRLTVVRGKTTGRALVDWQPSVVHPELKAGDTLFTEEAAAAPIEAVDRDGKVLTKEKYPSLGPILDTLRERYGADAGGTPGIELGIHHTATDAGDTTLLTLAEGKAGRLETTISARTQAAAEQAVKKYAESSVVALQPSTGQVLAVANHRKDSFNAAFQGELPPGSTMKIVTAAMLIDNGVTSMNGPAPCPDTATWMSQTFKNLPGMKADETPSATLANSFERSCNTAFIKLIDEKPLSDASLTEEAQERFGIGRDDWKTGIVSMDGKVPPSGGPNRAANAIGQGDVLMNPLNMASVTSTAITGAFRQPYLVSPELDDRELATAKGLSPGTSSQLKQMMRLTATQGTAATVMSPLNGDIGAKTGSAEIDGQAVADSWFTGFRGDVAAAAMSEGGGRGGEAAGPIVVDVLKAGG
- a CDS encoding TatD family hydrolase, coding for MPSNDSGNASGKNAKNAAPPLPEPLRVPVADSHTHLDMQSGTVEEGLAKAASVGVTTVVQVGCDIKGSRWAAETAERYAAVHATVALHPNEAPRIVHGDPDGWSRQGTRTPGGTAALDDALAEIDRLAALEQVKGVGETGLDYFRTGPEGKAAQERSFRAHIEIAKRHGKALVIHDRDAHDDVLRILKEEGAPERTVFHCYSGDADMAAVCAEHGYFMSFAGNMTFKNAQPLRDALAVSPLELVLVETDAPFLTPAPYRGRPNAPYLIPVTVRAMAAVRGIDEDALATALAANTARAFDY